The sequence below is a genomic window from Dyadobacter chenwenxiniae.
ATAGGAAGACATATATCGGCGCCATGCCGGGGAAAATCATTCAAAACATTAAAAAGGCAGGATATGCAAACCCTGTTTTCATTCTGGATGAAATTGATAAAGTAAGCTCCGATTATCGCGGCGATCCTTCATCAGCATTGCTGGAAGTGCTCGATCCCGAGCAAAATTCTTCATTTACAGATAATTACCTGGAAGTCGAATACGATCTTTCTAAGGTTTTATTCGTCGCAACAGCCAATGCACTGGACACGATCCACCCCGCATTGCGCGACCGGATGGAGATCATTGAGATGACAGGTTATACGATTGAAGAAAAATTGCAGATCGCAAAACGTTACCTCGTTCCAAAGCAGCGCAAAGATCATGGTCTGAAATCAACCGACATTAAAATCGACGATGTTGCACTTACCAAGATCATTGAAGGGTATACAAGAGAATCCGGTGTGCGGAATTTGGAACAAAAAATAGGATCCGTTGTCCGCAAAATCGCGAAATCTGTTGCGATGGAGCAGGAATATCCAAAGACCGTTAAGGCAGAGCTGATAGAGAAATATCTGGGCGCAGAGATTTTTGACAAAGATTTGTATCAGGACAATGATTTTGCCGGCGTGGTAACGGGACTTGCCTGGACTTCGGTGGGTGGTGAAATTCTCTTTATTGAAACCAGCCTGAGCCGCGGAAAAGGGAACCTCACATTATCCGGTCAGCTAGGCGACGTAATGAAAGAGTCCGCAGTGGCTGCATTATCTTATCTGAAAGCCAATGCAGACCGTTTAGGCATTGATTACAGGATTTTTAACCATTATGACCTGCACGTACACGTCCCCGCCGGCGCTGTGCCCAAGGACGGCCCTTCTGCCGGTGTAACAATGGTCACCTCTATGGCGTCTATCTTCACACAGCGCCGGGTGAAACCGTTCATCGCGATGACAGGCGAGATCACATTAAGGGGCAAAGTTTTACCTGTGGGAGGCGTTAAAGAGAAAATCCTGGCAGCGCGTCGTGCGGGTGTGAAGGAAATTATTCTTTGTGTGAAAAACCGCAAGGATGTGGAAGAAGTGCCTGCCAACTATATCAAAGATCTGTCGTTCCATTATGTAGACCAGATTGATGAAGTGCTGGAATATGCATTGCTGCCCGAGAAGGTAAAAAATGCCACAAACTTCATTTTCCCGGATGAGAAGAAAGAAAAACAGGAAAGCGGATATGTGACTGTGGATGCCTAAGGCCATTTTCAGAAATTAATATATTTTAAAATTCAAAAAAGACGCCCGCAGGCGTCTTTTTTGCTTAAGGGTTCTTAAATCAAAAACACGTCCTGATATCAACAACTATTCATTATTAAAATGTCCCTACCCCAGCTTTGCCCCCAACTACTGGATCAGCGTCCAGACCTGTTGCCAAACCATCAAAATCTGCTTGCATTGCCCGAAAAGATCATTCAGTTTGGCACGGGCGTACTGCTTCGCGGTTTACCCGATTATTTTGTAAATAAGGCCAATCAGCAGGGAATATTCAATGGGCGGATAGTAGTTGTAAAATCCACAAACAGCGGTGGAACGGACGCTTTTGCAGCCCAACAAAACATTTTCTCGCACAGCATCCGCGGAATTGAGGATGGGAGCCAGGTGGATAAGCTCATTATTAACAGCGCCATCAGCAGGACCCTTTCGGCAAATACTAATTGGGCCGATATCTTGCAATGTGCACATAATGCTGATCTTAGAATTGTTATTTCAAATACAACCGAAGTCGGCATCCAATTGACCGATGATGATATTTTTGCAAGTCCTCCCGCTTCCTACCCCGGCAAACTGACGGCTTATCTGTATGAGCGTTTCAAAGCTTTCGACGGAAGCGCTGACTCAGGCATGGTGATTGTCCCTACCGAGCTGATCGTGAATAGTGGACAGAAGTTAAGGGATATCGTTTTTGAACAAGCCAAACGCCATAACCTGGACGAAACATTCGTACAATGGCTGGAAGCGCATAATCATTTTTGCAGTTCGCTCGTAGACAGGATTGTCCCTGGCAAACCGGACGCAGAAACGATCGCTTCCATTTCGGAAAAGCAGGGTTATCAAGACGATTTGCTGATCGTTTCCGAAGTTTACAGACTGTGGGCCATTGAAGGAAGCGAGCATGTGCGATCGATTCTGAACTTTGCGGAAGCAGATAAGGGCGTTGTGATCGAACCGGACATTGATTTATACAGAGAATTAAAATTGCGCTTGCTTAACGGCACGCATACGCTTGCCTGTGGCCTCTGCTTTCTGAGCGGCCTCGATACAGTAAGTGAAAGCATGGAAAACCCTGAAACGGCCGCATTCATTGCAGATGTAATGTTGAATGAACTTGCCCCGGCGATCCCCTATCCAGTGGACCCGGCGCGTGCGCAGGAATTCGGCAACCAGGTCCTGGACCGTTTTCGCAATCCGTTTATCCGCCATCAACTCATCGACATTACCGTGCAATACACGGCTAAAATGAGAATGCGCAACATTCCGACATTGCTTAGTCACTACGAAAAATCCGAGCAGCCACCTGCGCTTTTTGCCAAAGGTTTCGCAGCATTTTTGAAATTTATGAAGCCTGTTGTTCACAAAGATGGCGCTTATTATGGCGAGCGTGAAGGGCAACCTTATTCGATCCGCTGCGATGCTGCTCCTTATTTTGATGAAATGTGGAAGTCAGCCGCTTCGCCGCTGGACCTGGCAAGCAAAGTAATGTCCGATGTCTCAATTTGGGATACTGATTTGACACAACTTCCCGGATTTCCGGAAGCTGTACATGCGCATATGGTTGAACCGGAAGCACTGGAAACTTTACGTATCGTTCCAGGGGCGGACGCCCCCAAGCTGGACATTTAATTAGACCAGGACTTTCCAGGTTTTAAAAAATTGAAAAGTCTTAATTAGCGCTCCAAAGCCTTAATTTGTCATAAAGATCCTGCGAGGCGATCTCGTCGGAGCTATAATAGATCTGATCCGTTTTTGTTGTAATAAACAGAAACGGATTTATTTTTTTATTAACAAATAGCTTGACTGCTCGTCCGTCTCTGGTTATAAAATTCCCTTTGGCAAAGTCACCCGCTGCAAAACCATTGGATTTATAGGAAATGGGCGGCAGTTCCGGTACGAGTTCGACTTTCGAGATGTCGTTTTTGCTTAATGTCAAACCATACATTCCCTTTATTTCCATACTATTATCGGTAAATATAAGCTTGCTGTCTTGCAGGCTTGAATACAGCTGCGTGGAAATCCCGACGATAATGACAAGTAAAATGGCCATTGCAACATAAGTGCCGGAACGCTGTCCCTTGGTCCCGCTATAATATTTGTTGCCTTTTGCAATCAAAAAGACATAAGCGAAAAGCGGATAAATGATGATGAATGAGCCTGCCCAGTTGTTGTTGAGCAAAGTCAGGATGAGGAAACCTGCGATCAGTGAAAGGCCCAGGAAAATATGAAATCTTTTAAAAAAACGGACATAACCAACGATGTCCATCTTGGCCCGGTCCGCTTCGGACATGGTGTTGTAACCCGATAAAATATATTTCGCATTACTGGCCGTGACAACGAAGCCAAGTGATGTGAAAATGACAGAAAGGATAATTGCGGCGGTAAACATATATGGATGATTGAGGGGTAAAACGCTTGTAAACAAGGGAAAATATCGTTGGCATCATTTTTGACTTCCAATACTCTGGAAAGCAAAACTTCCACACTCCGATATTACTATATAAACGTGAAAAGATCTGTAAAGATATTAATAGGAATAGTCATTATTCTCATAATTGGCCGTTTGATCCTCCCTTATTTTGTGGTTCGCTATGTGAACAAAGTCCTCGCGGATATGAATGGTTACACCGGCCATATTGAGGACGTGGATATTCATTTGATCCGTGGTGCTTACCAGATCGAAGGGATGAATATCCGGAAGGTAAACGGTAAAATTAAAGAGCCATTTATCCTTATTCCGAAAATGGACCTTTCGATACAATGGGAATCATTATTAAAAGGGAAGCTGGTCAGCGAGGTGGAATGTCATAATCCCGAGATTAACTTTGCGTTCAGCAGCAGCGAAGAGGGAAGCCAAACTGGTGCAGAAAATGACTGGACGAAAGTTATAAAGGATCTTCTGCCTATTGAAATAAACCGTTTTCAAATCATTAACGGCAAGGTGGACCTTACCAGCATTGTAAGCCAACCGAAGACTGATCTTACATTAAAAAACTTCCAACTGGAAATT
It includes:
- a CDS encoding tagaturonate reductase, whose translation is MSLPQLCPQLLDQRPDLLPNHQNLLALPEKIIQFGTGVLLRGLPDYFVNKANQQGIFNGRIVVVKSTNSGGTDAFAAQQNIFSHSIRGIEDGSQVDKLIINSAISRTLSANTNWADILQCAHNADLRIVISNTTEVGIQLTDDDIFASPPASYPGKLTAYLYERFKAFDGSADSGMVIVPTELIVNSGQKLRDIVFEQAKRHNLDETFVQWLEAHNHFCSSLVDRIVPGKPDAETIASISEKQGYQDDLLIVSEVYRLWAIEGSEHVRSILNFAEADKGVVIEPDIDLYRELKLRLLNGTHTLACGLCFLSGLDTVSESMENPETAAFIADVMLNELAPAIPYPVDPARAQEFGNQVLDRFRNPFIRHQLIDITVQYTAKMRMRNIPTLLSHYEKSEQPPALFAKGFAAFLKFMKPVVHKDGAYYGEREGQPYSIRCDAAPYFDEMWKSAASPLDLASKVMSDVSIWDTDLTQLPGFPEAVHAHMVEPEALETLRIVPGADAPKLDI
- a CDS encoding DUF3784 domain-containing protein; the protein is MFTAAIILSVIFTSLGFVVTASNAKYILSGYNTMSEADRAKMDIVGYVRFFKRFHIFLGLSLIAGFLILTLLNNNWAGSFIIIYPLFAYVFLIAKGNKYYSGTKGQRSGTYVAMAILLVIIVGISTQLYSSLQDSKLIFTDNSMEIKGMYGLTLSKNDISKVELVPELPPISYKSNGFAAGDFAKGNFITRDGRAVKLFVNKKINPFLFITTKTDQIYYSSDEIASQDLYDKLRLWSAN
- a CDS encoding DUF748 domain-containing protein, which codes for MKRSVKILIGIVIILIIGRLILPYFVVRYVNKVLADMNGYTGHIEDVDIHLIRGAYQIEGMNIRKVNGKIKEPFILIPKMDLSIQWESLLKGKLVSEVECHNPEINFAFSSSEEGSQTGAENDWTKVIKDLLPIEINRFQIINGKVDLTSIVSQPKTDLTLKNFQLEISNIRNVEEKGKALPSPVKATGDMPGFGGTLSFTANMMLLKKIPDFDYNMSLKDVQLVKLNSLSRKYGNLDFEKGTMSLLSEMKMVDGKLEGYLKPLTKDMKIFKMKEENRNVSQFFCASCWQKAALLFWKTKRKTRLRHESR